The sequence CTGACTTGGCCTGATTCGAGGCCTGTTGCAACCGACATTTTGTCCAAAAAGTCCTCAATTGTGTGGTGCCATTGCAATTATTCTATAGAGTCAGAGCCTCCCCAATCACAAGTTGTAAATATCAACCCTGTTTGATATTTATGACTTTTGATAGGGCTGCCTCTAACAGGATGCCCTcaacagccaatgagagagcatgCAAGCATCATCAACCTCATGTTGCATActtttacaggtgctggtcatataattagaatatcatcaaaaagttgatttatttcactaattccattcaaaaagtgaaacttgtatattatattcatccattacacacagactgatatatttcaaatatttatttcttttaattttgatgattataactgacaactaaggaaaatcccaaattcagtatctcagaaaattagaatattacttaagaccaatacaaagaaaggatttgtagaaatcttggccaactgaaaagtatgaacagaaaaaataagaggatgtacagcactcaatacttagttggggctccttttgcctgaattactgcagcaatgtggcgtggcatggagtcgatcagtctgtggcactgctcaggtgttatgagagcccaggttgctctgatagtggccttcagctcttctgcattcttaggtctggcatatcgcatcttcctcttcacaataccccatagattttctatggggttaaggtcaggcaagtttgctggccaattaagaacagagacaccatggtccttaaaccaggtactggtagctttggcactgtgtgcaggtgccaagtcctgttggaaaatgaaatctgcatctccataatgttggtcagcagcaggaagcatgaagtgctctaaaacttcctggtatacggctgcgttgaccttggacctcagaaaacacagtggaccaacaccagcagatgacatggcaccccaaaccatcactgactgtggaaactttacactggacctcaaacaacttggattttgtgcctctcatctcttcctccagactctgggaccctgatttccaaaggaaatgcaaaatttactttcatcagagaacataactttggaccactcagcagcagtccagtcctttttgtctttagcccaggcaagacgcttctgacgctgtctgttgttcaagagtggcttgaaaCAAGGAagccgacagctgaaacccatgtcttgcatacgtctgtgtgtagtggttcttgaagcactgactccagctgcagtccactctttgagaatcttttggacaactgtcaagtcagcagtcttccccatgattgtgtagcctacagaactagactgagagaccatttaaaggcctttgcaggtgtttaattagctgattagagtgtggcaccaggtttcttcaatattgaaccttttcacattattctaattttctgagataatgaatttgggattttccttagttgtcagttataatcatcaaaattaaaagaaataaacatttgaaatatatcagtctgtgtgtaatgaatgaatataatatataagtttcactttttgaatggaattagtgaaataaactttttgatgatattctaattatatgaccagcacctgtatatagggtgaccaaatgtgccattttcgtacgtaatcgaccaatcgtggtgtgtgagaaggtgggatttacagagaacggtcaaagtgatgcaaatacgtgtacatattagtgttcgacttgaagcagcactgagcataccgatcggtgtatgacatcaaagtaccgtgagagagattcaaaagcacaagaagccgtctgctctctagagctctcacagtactttgtcatacaacaatcgGTCTGCGCtgcacaaacaaagccaaaacgtggatattttaggcaatatagaaatcctggcataatcctgggaaaatggcacgtttggtcaccctattttatagtgaaagtgacatgacatgacatgacatacagccaagtatggtaacccatactcggaattcgtgctctgcatttgtAACggagttaaaaagaacattaattatgatattaatggATGTTGAATTCCATGAAATTAGAGGGTAAATTCAAATCTAAAGGTATTTTGGTGCCCCCTAGTGGTTAATGCATTGCAGACATTCTTTATTTTGTCCTTGCATGCTTACCGTAGTTCAGCAGAAAATGGTTCACACTGCTGCGGGTAAGCGTGTTTCTCTTCTCTCCTGTTTATGgtgttttaaaaaagtgataaaaGTGTGTTTAATAAGAGTTTTTTTGATGTAAACGTTTGTAGTGATTATATCAACAAATGTGCAGTGAGTTGGATGGGTTTATATGTCCGATGGATACTTTGTTGAGTACTTATCGTTGTGCCTCGTTACTCATGCTGTGAAATTAACGTGCTACTGCTGATGCAACATCAGATAGCTTAATGGAATACACACAGTTatcttcattttatgtttttcttatttcagtGGTTTATGTCAGCAGTGTTATCACCCTgtctaataatacattttgatgtatttctcaggtatgtgattttcatgtttatttttgtcattttgttaacATGAAATTGGTACAAGTTGTACGTAGTTCAGCAGAAAATGGTTCACACTGCTGCGGTGGTTTATGTCAGCAGTGTTATCACCCTgtctaataatacattttgatgtatttctcAGACACAAATATCATTGCTGCGgagaataaaagagagaaaagacaaaCAGAGTCTTGTGTGCATTGTCCATTCAAAATTTGTGACGGTTGTGTGGGATGTGTTAAGGCCACATTGGGGACAACAATCGTTACACTGGTGCCGTGACTCTTTGGATCCCTGATCAGCTCGACGCAGATCGGCCGTGGTTGCTGCTCCTCAGCTGTGTTTGAACCCTGTTTGTATCTTCAGTGTTATGGACAAAGACAGTAAACGCATACACGATACATGACCACAGCTGAGTGATTATCGATGACCTAACACAGTTTGAATATGGACTTTTGAGCACACTTAcactgatttagttttttttctttactttttatattttccaaGTGGAGTGTTGTTTTAGTGTCTCATTATTCTCTTTTTGCAATCTATAatacatattcattcattacttgTAAATAACTGTGACTAAGATATGACTGAAAACGATGACTGTGATACTGATATGGACAGAACATTCATGGAGGCCACTGGTTTTCCCAGAGGGAGGGGTGCTTGGCTCGCTGGAGCTTCTGGGAATGATGTTTTCCGTGAAGGTGGCAGAAGGGGGGTGGGTCAGTCAAGGTCTCACAATGACCACAGTGGGGGTCGTGGTTTACATTTAACAACAGATAATTCTCCTGTTGGTCGTGCCACAGCTGAGTTCCCTTGTACTTCGACACCTAATACTGAGAGGGATGCTCTTAGCCACCTCACAGATATGATGGGCCAGTTAGGTACGCAGATTGGAGAATCAATCGTCTCCAGGCTGCTTTCAGCAGGCTTAGTGAATGCAAGCAATAACTGCCAGAGCGATTCACTAGACCACCACACTCGACCAAAGATGAGACCAGAACAGTCTATGACTATGTTGGTACCACAAGTGTCAGTACATGTGGGGTCAGACCATGACATGTTTCGTGGTGACAGATCTGACAAGTATTGTGTTAAAGAGTGGGTTGATCGAACCAAAGCTTGTATAAGAAAGCAAAAATGTCCCATCTCAGAACAAGCTGAGGAAATTATGAGCAGGCTTGCAGGAAAAGCAAAAGATGTCGTTAAAATCAGTCTGCGTAGCGATCATACGCTTGATGTAAAGCAGAATCCTGAGCTGATTTATAATATTCTGTTACAGTATTTCAGTGAGACCTCATCTTGCCTACCTCTTGCCGATTTCTATGCTACTCTTCCCAGAGTCGGAGAGAATCCAGTAGACTATTGGATTCGGATCAACAAGGCTGCTGATCTGGCAAATGATGGCCTTCATAGACAAGGAAAGCAGCTGGCTGATATGAGTGATGAGGTAACACGGATGTTCATCAAGCACTGTCCAGACCCAGGTTTGACTAGTGTATTCAAATGTAAGCCTATTCATGAGTGGAGAGCTAAAGACATACAGAGCAGAATTGATGACTATCAAAGAGAATACATGGGTCGTGCTGGTGCGTATGTAAAGAGCCACACTTCAGCTGTGCTTAATAAGGAACATACTGAGCATAATCACCTCATCAGCTTTTCGCAGTCTGCTATTCAGGATGCATCAAGTTTCCCATTggcacaaaatacatttaagcagCCAGAACTCTCAGCAGAGCCCAGTACTGTTCAATGTCGGTCATGTTCTGCTCCAAACCTGCCTGTAGTCCAAACCATGACACAGAATACACAGCAGCCTGAAAGTCAAGTGCTTTCACGTATGATGGAGATGTTAGAGCAGTTGATGGATAGAGTTCAGTCACGTAATGTTCCCACTCACAGAGGCAACTCAAGGTTGCAGCGACGTTATGCCAGAAATACGTGTCGTGTGTGTGTCATGACAACAAGCACAGCACGGTGACGCACTGCATAACTGATAAGTTGTGTTTCGAATGTTTCTCACCCggacatgcaaaatgtgattgTCCGAAACTTTCCTCTGTACAGGACGATATGGAGGGAAACTAGTGGACCCGTATTTGGAGGGAGGCAGTACGGGTCATTCTTGCAACTCCCAAGCTGTTACTGAGTGTGAAGATGAACGTTATTTGATTGAGAACGTTGTTGATGGACTAAATATTGTGTATCAGAACACGCATGTTGTGCGTGGACATGATAGCCTTTTTTATACGCCTGTTAAAATCGGAGAAAAACTAGCTTTAGGAGCCATGATGGATAGTGGATCAATGGCATGCACCATAAATGACACAGCTGAGAGAAGCGGGAGCAGTTGATGGAAACAGTGAGCTGAGCACCGATGTGGTCCTTGTGGGCTGTGGTGGATTGCGTGTCAAGCCTAAATCTGTTTACAATCTGACCATGGAAGTTTTTGGTTTGAAGATGCTTGTACCTACTCTAGTGGTTCCGGGTCAACATGACGAACTCATAATTTGAACTAATGTCATCAAACATATTCTGCGACATATCAAGCAGTGTGAGGGTTTCTGGAGAGCTGTGTCTGGCCCTACATCAAAGGATCCGGAATGTGAGAGCTTTTTGTCCATGCTCGCTGGACTAAATCGCTGGAGAGGTAAAGACATGCCTGACAAACTTGGAATGGTAAGATGCAATTCGGCTGTTTGTCTTGAGCCTGGTTGTGAATATTTGGTGTGGGGGAGACTATCGAAATCAGCTGTTGCATCACCAGGCAGTGCTGTCATGACAGAGCCCACCACTTCTCATTCGATTCCCAGAGGTGTCATGATGGCTCGACTTGTCACATCGTTGTGGAGTGACGGATGGGTCCCTTTGAAGGTGATCAACACGTCAGGGAGAGTTGTTCTGTTGAGACGTAATGCAAAACTGGCTGATCTGTATCCTTGCATTGCCCTTGAGGACGTTGATAGCATGGATACAATTGAACCTCCTCTCGTAAGTTGTCCTATGGGTTTGTCTGAATGCAGGGCCCAGTCTATATCTGCAAGTGAGAGGTTGAAATCTATGGGACTGTCTGACCTTGATGTAGAGTCATGTGATGTCTCTGACCAGTGCAGGCAACAATTAGTCAGTTTGATCTTGACTTATGAAGACATCTTTTCAAGACATCACCTTGACTGTGGAGAAGCTAAGGGATTTGTTCATAGAATACACCTTTCGGATCCCAGGCCATTCCGACTTCCATTCAGGCGAGTAGCCCCTAGCCAGTACCACAAGTTGCGCCAGGTCCTGACGGATATGGAGGAAAGAGAGATAATATGTCGTTCTACGAGTGAGTATGCATCTCCACTTGTTTTAGTGTGGAAGAAGAATGGAGATCTTCGGGTTTGTACCGACTTCCGTTGGTTGAACAGAAGAACGTTAAAGGATGCCCACCCTCTTCCACATCAGGCAGATTGCCTGGCGGCGCTTGGTGGTAACGCTCTGTTCAGTACGATGGACCTCACGTCGGGTTTTTACAACATGCCGCTGCATGAGGACGATCGTAAATTCACTGCCTTTACCACTCCAATGGGCCTGTTTGAGTATAATAGGTTACCCCAAGGTCTTTGCAATAGCCCTGGTAGCTTCATGCGGATGATGAACAGTATTTTTGGCGATCAAAACTTTCTCAGTATTTTGTGCTATATAGATGATCTGATTGTCTTTGGCCCGAATGAGAAAGTTTCTCTTGATCGTTTGGAGATGGTGTTCAGAAGGTTAAGAGCCCATGGCCTGAAACTTGCTCCAAAAAAATGTCACCTCCTGAGGGCGTCAGTAAAGTTTCTGGGGCATGTGATTGACAAAGACGGAGTGTCTACGGACCCTGATAAGGTGGAGTGCATTTCCAAGTTGAACAGTTCTGACCTGATGGAAGCGGATGGGAAGACACCATCTCAAAAGAGGATTAGATCATTTTTGGGGATGATGAACTATTATCAACATTTCATTCCAAATTATTCTATCAAGGCAAGACCTCTCTTCGATCTTCTCTGAGGCCAGAAGGTCAGGGGACGGAAGAATAAGACTCGGAATGTGTCGTGCCAAAACAGGAAGTTGAGGCCTGAGGATTGGACTCAAGCACAGCATGATGCAGTTGAGCAGCTGAAAATGTCTCTGGTTGGGAGTGTTGTTCTAGCTCACCCAGATTTCTCACGTCACTTCATATTGGCAACTGACGCTTCCCTGGGTGGTATCGGAGCTGTGTTGTCACAGGTCCAGGAAGGGGAGACTAGAGCTAGACCAGTTGCTTTCGCCAGCAAGTCCCTTTCACGTTCACAACGGAACTATCCAGCGCACCGTTTGGAATTTTTGGCCCTGAAATGGTCCATTTGTGAAAAGTTTGGTCACTGGCTAAAGGGACACAATTTCACTGTTTTAACAGACAACAATCCGCTTGCTCATATACTCACAAAGCCTAAGCTGGACTGCTGTGAGCAGCGCTGGGTAGCCAAATTGGCCAGCTTCAACTTTGATATAAAGTATGTGCCTGGCCCTCAGAATGTCATTGCTGATTCCCTCAGCAGAGTTCCTTTTGCCAAGAGTGGGGTGACACAAAGACTGCTTCGAGTGCCCTATGATACCATGATGACTGATATGAAAGGGATGTCAACTAACTCTGTGCAGGATGCCTTCAGATGTTCCTGTGGCAAAAATCAGGAGGAAAGTGttatccaacaacaacaacagttatGCACAGTCAATAATGATTTTGGCAATGATGTTCTGACTGTTGCAAGCTTGGATGTCTCTGCTGTCTTGGCTTCACATCTGGAGTGGAAACTTGGTGCTGATAC is a genomic window of Cyprinus carpio isolate SPL01 chromosome B2, ASM1834038v1, whole genome shotgun sequence containing:
- the LOC109106099 gene encoding uncharacterized protein LOC109106099 — encoded protein: MTENDDCDTDMDRTFMEATGFPRGRGAWLAGASGNDVFREGGRRGVGQSRSHNDHSGGRGLHLTTDNSPVGRATAEFPCTSTPNTERDALSHLTDMMGQLGTQIGESIVSRLLSAGLVNASNNCQSDSLDHHTRPKMRPEQSMTMLVPQVSVHVGSDHDMFRGDRSDKYCVKEWVDRTKACIRKQKCPISEQAEEIMSRLAGKAKDVVKISLRSDHTLDVKQNPELIYNILLQYFSETSSCLPLADFYATLPRVGENPVDYWIRINKAADLANDGLHRQGKQLADMSDEVTRMFIKHCPDPGLTSVFKCKPIHEWRAKDIQSRIDDYQREYMGRAGAYVKSHTSAVLNKEHTEHNHLISFSQSAIQDASSFPLAQNTFKQPELSAEPSTVQCRSCSAPNLPVVQTMTQNTQQPESQVLSRMMEMLEQLMDRVQSRNVPTHRGNSRLQRRYARNTCRVCVMTTSTAR